One genomic region from Leptolyngbyaceae cyanobacterium JSC-12 encodes:
- a CDS encoding pilus retraction protein PilT (IMG reference gene:2510095875~PFAM: Type II/IV secretion system protein~TIGRFAM: pilus retraction protein PilT) has protein sequence MELMIEDLMEQLIEMGGSDLHLTAGLPPYFRISGKLQPIGDQALTAEECQRLIFSMLNNTQRKNLEQNWELDCSYGVRGLARFRVNVYKDRGTYAACLRALSSKIPNFEKLGLPDVVREMAEKPRGLILVTGPTGSGKTTTLAAMIDLINRTRAEHILTIEDPIEFVYEPIKSLIHQRQLGEDTKSFANALKAALREDPDIILVGEMRDLETISLAISAAETGHLVFGTLHTSSAAQTVDRIIDVFPADKQTQVRVQLSNSLVAVFSQTLVPKKNPKPGEYGRTMAQEIMIVTPAISNLIREGKTAQIYSAIQTGGKLGMQTLEKVLADQYKSGLITFEAAMSKTSRPDELQRLIGGAPTGAAAAGAARR, from the coding sequence ATGGAGTTAATGATTGAAGACTTGATGGAACAGTTAATCGAGATGGGTGGCTCAGACCTGCACCTCACCGCAGGGCTTCCTCCCTACTTTCGTATTAGCGGTAAACTACAACCCATCGGCGACCAAGCTCTGACGGCTGAAGAGTGCCAACGCCTGATCTTCAGTATGCTCAACAATACCCAGCGCAAAAACTTGGAGCAAAACTGGGAGCTTGACTGTTCCTACGGTGTCAGAGGACTTGCCCGCTTCCGAGTCAACGTTTATAAAGACCGCGGAACCTATGCTGCTTGTCTTCGGGCGCTTAGCTCCAAAATTCCCAACTTTGAAAAACTGGGACTACCCGATGTTGTCCGGGAAATGGCAGAAAAACCCAGAGGCTTAATTCTGGTGACCGGACCGACAGGCTCCGGCAAAACAACCACACTGGCAGCCATGATTGACTTGATCAATCGCACCCGTGCGGAACACATCCTCACTATTGAAGACCCCATCGAATTCGTCTACGAACCAATCAAAAGCTTGATTCACCAACGGCAACTTGGAGAAGACACCAAGAGCTTTGCCAATGCCTTAAAAGCGGCACTACGCGAAGACCCAGACATTATTCTGGTAGGTGAAATGCGTGATTTGGAAACCATCTCCCTGGCAATCTCTGCCGCTGAAACAGGTCACCTAGTCTTTGGTACTCTACACACCAGTTCCGCTGCCCAAACAGTAGACCGGATTATTGACGTATTCCCCGCTGATAAGCAAACCCAAGTACGGGTACAGCTGTCTAACTCCCTCGTCGCTGTATTTAGCCAGACACTTGTTCCCAAGAAAAACCCCAAGCCAGGCGAGTACGGGCGCACAATGGCGCAAGAAATCATGATCGTAACCCCTGCTATCTCCAACCTGATTCGAGAAGGAAAAACAGCACAAATTTACTCCGCTATTCAAACTGGAGGTAAATTAGGGATGCAAACCCTTGAAAAGGTGTTGGCAGATCAGTACAAGAGCGGCTTGATCACTTTTGAAGCTGCCATGTCTAAAACATCTAGACCCGATGAGTTGCAGCGGTTAATTGGTGGTGCTCCAACAGGCGCTGCTGCCGCTGGAGCCGCAAGACGCTAA
- a CDS encoding molecular chaperone GrpE (heat shock protein) (IMG reference gene:2510095877~PFAM: GrpE) — protein MIDEEYQVEGMQGSSSVESETTGIPPEREEPGDVDLNASLEDTPEASEGTPDLSLGAVEFPDLEEDELSAGQSPSGVDYAKLSALEGEIQSLKAQLEERTGQYMRIAADFDNYRKRTQREKEEFEQQIKCSTINELLPVVDNFERARSQLKPQTEQETAIHKSYQSVYKQLVDCLKRIGVSPMRSEGKEFDPTLHEAVMRQPTDEYPEGTVIEELQRGYMLGERVLRHALVKVAAPPEPAIASEGSDQGTADT, from the coding sequence ATGATTGACGAAGAATATCAGGTAGAGGGAATGCAAGGTTCATCATCAGTAGAGTCTGAAACAACAGGGATCCCTCCTGAGCGGGAGGAACCAGGCGATGTAGACTTGAATGCATCACTGGAGGACACGCCAGAAGCAAGTGAGGGCACGCCCGATTTATCGCTTGGAGCAGTAGAATTCCCGGATTTGGAAGAAGATGAATTGTCTGCGGGGCAGTCGCCCAGCGGGGTTGACTATGCCAAGCTATCAGCGCTAGAGGGTGAAATTCAATCGCTGAAAGCCCAACTAGAAGAGCGAACTGGGCAGTATATGCGAATTGCGGCAGATTTTGATAACTACCGTAAGCGTACTCAGCGCGAGAAGGAAGAGTTTGAGCAGCAGATTAAGTGCTCAACTATTAATGAATTGTTGCCAGTTGTTGACAATTTTGAGCGGGCGCGATCGCAGCTTAAGCCTCAAACTGAGCAAGAAACAGCTATACACAAGAGTTACCAGAGTGTTTATAAGCAGTTGGTAGACTGCTTGAAGCGAATTGGCGTATCTCCGATGCGCTCTGAAGGGAAGGAATTTGATCCGACTTTACACGAAGCAGTCATGCGCCAACCAACTGATGAATATCCTGAAGGAACGGTGATCGAAGAACTGCAACGGGGATATATGTTAGGCGAACGAGTTTTGCGGCATGCGCTTGTCAAAGTTGCTGCCCCACCAGAACCCGCAATAGCATCTGAGGGATCTGACCAGGGAACTGCGGATACCTAA
- a CDS encoding type II secretory pathway, ATPase PulE/Tfp pilus assembly pathway, ATPase PilB (IMG reference gene:2510095876~PFAM: GSPII_E N-terminal domain; Type II/IV secretion system protein), whose amino-acid sequence MTNSSSPRRALVVQNNFSPFGNKLVQSGYVNTDQMQQALVESRKTGRPLVDVLESLTGQQLPPDLIRQYKKQQLFELKILYGVESLDPEVSQIPTAEVGDLIDQLIPIDMCRNHKLVPLSKSENEPPSVLVAMVNPDDLRAQDDLNRVLRARGFALQRMVITNEDYQRLISKYLDEQVERQKQIEQQAKVDIQADLEGLGYMDLQDAPEETDADLDVADAEAAPVIALANKILIKALQEGVSDIHIEPQEEFLRVRFRKDGVLREAFEPFPKKIIPAVTARFKIMAQLDIAERRVPQDGRIRRRYDNRNIDFRVSTLPSKHGEKVVLRILDNSATQLGLEKLIGDSETLKIVQDMIARPFGLILVTGPTGSGKTTTLYSALSERNDPGVNICTAEDPIEYTLAGLTQVQVIREKGMDFAMILRAFLRQDPDVILVGETRDRETAKTAIEAALTGHLVLTTLHTNDAAGAIARLDEMGVEPFMVSGALIGVVAQRLVRRVCDECRIPYTPSREELARFGLTASRDGEITLYKANTLQPHEIQEAGSRNQLCPKCKGVGYKGRCGVYEVMRITERLQTLINQGAPTDRIKEAAVEEGMKTLLAYSLNLVREGQTTLEEVERVTFTDSGLEAELKAKRKTSLTCRACSAELKQEWLDCPYCLTPRFQD is encoded by the coding sequence ATGACCAACTCCTCGTCTCCACGTCGTGCACTTGTCGTCCAAAATAATTTCTCTCCATTCGGGAATAAGCTTGTTCAGTCTGGCTACGTTAACACTGACCAGATGCAGCAAGCCCTCGTGGAAAGTCGCAAAACTGGCAGACCCCTCGTTGATGTTCTAGAAAGTCTCACTGGGCAGCAACTTCCCCCTGATCTAATTCGGCAATATAAGAAGCAACAGCTATTTGAACTTAAAATTCTCTATGGAGTAGAATCGCTAGATCCAGAGGTCAGCCAAATTCCAACAGCGGAAGTTGGTGATCTGATTGATCAGCTCATTCCGATTGACATGTGCCGCAATCACAAGCTCGTTCCGCTCTCTAAGTCTGAGAATGAACCGCCATCTGTTCTGGTGGCAATGGTAAACCCAGACGATTTGAGAGCACAAGATGATCTGAATCGGGTTTTGCGAGCACGGGGTTTCGCGCTTCAGCGCATGGTTATTACCAACGAGGATTACCAACGCCTTATCTCCAAATACCTGGATGAACAGGTTGAGCGTCAAAAGCAAATTGAACAACAAGCAAAAGTTGACATCCAAGCAGACCTGGAAGGCTTGGGTTACATGGACTTGCAAGATGCACCTGAAGAAACAGATGCAGATCTGGATGTTGCCGATGCTGAAGCAGCTCCCGTAATTGCATTAGCAAACAAAATCCTAATCAAAGCTCTGCAAGAGGGGGTATCTGATATTCATATCGAGCCACAGGAAGAATTTTTGCGGGTTCGCTTCCGGAAAGATGGTGTGCTCCGGGAAGCATTTGAGCCATTCCCGAAAAAGATTATTCCGGCAGTTACGGCGCGTTTCAAAATTATGGCTCAGTTGGATATTGCCGAACGCCGGGTGCCACAGGATGGTCGAATTCGTCGTCGCTACGATAATCGCAACATTGACTTTCGGGTGAGCACGCTGCCCAGTAAGCATGGCGAGAAGGTCGTACTGCGGATTCTGGATAACTCCGCAACCCAATTGGGACTGGAAAAACTCATTGGCGACTCAGAAACGCTCAAGATTGTTCAAGATATGATTGCTCGTCCATTTGGGCTGATTCTAGTAACGGGTCCAACTGGCTCTGGTAAAACAACTACTCTCTACTCTGCGTTGTCTGAACGGAACGATCCAGGAGTCAATATTTGTACGGCAGAAGACCCCATTGAATATACTCTGGCTGGTTTAACCCAGGTTCAGGTGATTCGAGAAAAAGGGATGGACTTTGCCATGATCTTGCGAGCATTTTTGCGGCAAGATCCAGATGTGATTCTGGTAGGTGAAACGCGCGACCGAGAAACGGCAAAGACCGCGATTGAGGCTGCTCTTACCGGGCACTTGGTATTAACAACGCTTCACACAAACGATGCCGCAGGCGCGATCGCCCGCTTAGATGAAATGGGGGTTGAACCATTCATGGTGTCAGGGGCGCTGATCGGAGTTGTAGCTCAACGGCTAGTGCGTCGTGTGTGCGATGAATGCCGCATTCCTTATACTCCTAGCCGGGAAGAACTTGCTCGATTTGGTTTAACAGCCTCACGAGATGGAGAAATTACACTCTACAAAGCAAATACCCTCCAGCCCCATGAAATTCAAGAAGCTGGTTCCCGCAACCAATTGTGCCCGAAATGTAAGGGGGTTGGCTATAAAGGTCGCTGCGGGGTTTATGAAGTCATGCGAATCACTGAGCGGCTTCAAACCCTGATTAACCAGGGGGCACCCACTGACCGAATTAAGGAAGCAGCCGTCGAAGAGGGAATGAAAACCCTCCTGGCTTATAGCCTAAATCTAGTTCGTGAGGGACAAACGACTCTCGAAGAAGTAGAGCGGGTAACATTTACTGACTCTGGGCTGGAAGCAGAACTCAAAGCAAAACGCAAAACTTCGCTCACCTGTCGGGCTTGTAGTGCTGAACTGAAGCAGGAGTGGCTCGATTGCCCATATTGTTTGACTCCCCGCTTCCAGGATTAA